One part of the Paenibacillus sp. genome encodes these proteins:
- a CDS encoding SPOR domain-containing protein, producing MSKARITYRFEHTRRPPAGQASGHGGEPEAGAVQGTEQAAGQGTEPGKERVEAVGRSASPESNVIPLKHFEFQVSEEPVLLEEKETPRLSPPRRVEPEYPYDYGAWNDASSAEADELERLIRESEPPSPPLRAIDGGRRSAGSRRAAPPPRPYAPEVDEAEADDADAEAGYWRGELPARGDRPRTDRAGRAVPHRRGPDDGPAWWKVAGAVVGAVATGVLFGTFVLQFFTGEPERSGLDGLLDAAAGAVSAPAAESGTPSAEQPGSAAVEGEEADAVEAATATIDLPERRMWLLQNGVFETLTSARALADDMKSKGLAATIEEGDRFYVYAGVTSDRDAALRAGVKLQSAGVEVYVKPYELPAVSQVRWADGSADALAGYVTRGSELVRMIGDLTLVHLEGDAAVAPERATLEKLKTDHRAVSELSSTAAEGLPSEARPMLDRMDGALLNAVVAIEEYATHPDHAYLWSAQSALMDYLIAEKQLLTTIATM from the coding sequence ATGAGCAAAGCGAGAATTACATATCGTTTCGAACATACGCGGCGCCCCCCGGCCGGACAAGCGTCCGGCCACGGCGGCGAGCCGGAGGCGGGGGCCGTACAAGGAACAGAGCAGGCGGCAGGACAGGGGACGGAACCGGGGAAAGAACGCGTCGAAGCGGTTGGGCGCTCCGCGAGCCCCGAGAGCAACGTCATCCCGCTGAAGCATTTCGAGTTTCAAGTGTCGGAGGAGCCGGTCCTTCTCGAAGAGAAGGAGACGCCTCGGCTGTCGCCGCCGCGCCGCGTCGAACCGGAGTACCCGTACGACTACGGCGCTTGGAACGACGCGTCCAGCGCTGAGGCGGACGAGCTGGAGCGGCTTATCCGGGAGAGCGAGCCGCCTTCGCCGCCGCTTCGCGCGATCGACGGCGGCCGGCGTTCGGCCGGATCGCGCCGCGCGGCGCCGCCGCCTCGGCCGTATGCGCCGGAAGTCGACGAAGCCGAAGCTGACGATGCGGACGCCGAGGCGGGGTATTGGCGCGGCGAGCTGCCGGCGCGCGGCGATCGGCCGCGGACCGATCGGGCCGGCCGGGCCGTCCCCCATCGCCGCGGTCCGGACGACGGCCCGGCCTGGTGGAAGGTGGCGGGCGCCGTCGTCGGCGCGGTCGCGACCGGCGTGCTGTTCGGCACGTTCGTGCTGCAGTTTTTCACCGGCGAGCCGGAGCGAAGCGGCCTCGACGGCCTGCTCGACGCCGCCGCCGGCGCGGTGAGCGCCCCCGCGGCGGAGAGCGGGACGCCCTCGGCCGAGCAGCCGGGGAGCGCCGCAGTCGAAGGCGAGGAGGCGGACGCCGTCGAAGCGGCAACGGCGACGATCGACCTGCCGGAGCGTCGCATGTGGCTGCTGCAGAACGGCGTATTCGAGACGCTGACGAGCGCGCGGGCGCTCGCCGACGACATGAAGAGCAAGGGACTCGCCGCGACGATCGAGGAGGGCGACCGGTTCTACGTGTACGCGGGCGTCACGTCCGACCGGGACGCGGCGCTCCGGGCCGGGGTGAAGCTGCAGTCGGCCGGCGTCGAAGTGTACGTCAAGCCGTACGAGCTTCCGGCGGTCAGCCAGGTGCGCTGGGCCGACGGCTCCGCGGACGCGCTCGCCGGGTACGTGACGCGGGGGAGCGAGCTTGTGCGCATGATCGGCGACTTGACGCTCGTTCACCTGGAGGGCGACGCGGCGGTCGCGCCGGAACGGGCGACGCTCGAGAAGCTGAAGACGGACCATCGCGCGGTGTCGGAGCTGTCCTCGACGGCGGCGGAAGGGCTGCCGTCCGAAGCGCGCCCGATGCTCGACCGCATGGACGGCGCGCTGCTGAACGCGGTCGTCGCCATCGAGGAATATGCGACGCACCCGGATCATGCGTACCTGTGGAGCGCCCAGAGCGCTTTGATGGACTATTTGATCGCGGAGAAGCAACTGCTGACGACGATCGCGACGATGTAA
- a CDS encoding N-acetylmuramoyl-L-alanine amidase — protein sequence MKKLVTTLAVAVSLFSSPYIGQAAKVVVDPGHGGSDPGAVGINGLYEKTVNNEISWRLRDLLVQHGYEVVMTRDVDKTLSLADRVTASMAADADLFVSIHANAHPSTSVRGTMVLYHDASKPNPDYPASEAMKALTPESKRLAQLVLSSVLEQVPNENRGIVPSSAYVVRMGNIPSILVETAFLSNAQDAQLLSSSMIREKYALGILNGILKYLPPIFSDIGRHWAKESIVRLNEQGIANGDNGKFYPDRPLTRAELMAFVDRAFGLRAAGPDVTIAEHTDMDHSVTEDVYESEEAIAQPAPEPAPTFSDLSETHWSYELMRKAVETGVLSGYPDGTLRPDAPVSRAEVAVVLDRLLGTAIAGSTYDVSFRDVTSDNWAYTSIIRLGGAGLVRGVEPELYGPDRKVTRAEIATMVDRQLQRGNLE from the coding sequence TTGAAAAAGCTAGTAACGACGCTTGCCGTCGCCGTCAGCCTGTTCTCGTCTCCGTACATAGGACAGGCCGCCAAAGTCGTGGTCGACCCCGGCCACGGAGGCAGCGACCCGGGCGCCGTCGGTATCAACGGCCTGTACGAAAAAACCGTCAATAACGAAATCTCTTGGCGTTTGCGTGACCTGCTCGTCCAGCACGGGTACGAAGTAGTGATGACGCGCGACGTCGATAAAACGCTCTCGCTAGCCGATCGGGTAACGGCGTCGATGGCGGCGGACGCCGATTTGTTCGTGTCGATCCACGCCAACGCGCATCCGTCGACCAGCGTGCGCGGCACGATGGTGCTCTACCACGACGCCTCGAAACCGAACCCGGATTACCCGGCCAGCGAGGCGATGAAAGCTCTTACCCCGGAGAGCAAACGTCTCGCCCAGCTCGTGCTGTCCTCCGTTCTGGAGCAAGTGCCGAACGAGAACCGCGGCATCGTACCGAGCTCGGCGTACGTCGTCCGCATGGGCAACATTCCGAGCATCCTCGTCGAAACCGCGTTCCTGTCGAACGCGCAAGACGCGCAGCTGTTGTCCTCGTCGATGATCCGAGAGAAATACGCGCTCGGCATTTTGAACGGCATTCTCAAATATTTGCCCCCGATCTTCAGCGACATCGGCCGGCACTGGGCCAAAGAGTCGATCGTCCGGCTGAACGAGCAGGGCATCGCGAACGGCGATAACGGCAAATTTTATCCCGACCGCCCGCTGACGCGGGCCGAGCTGATGGCGTTCGTCGACCGAGCGTTCGGTCTTCGCGCCGCAGGGCCGGACGTGACGATCGCGGAGCATACGGACATGGACCATTCCGTGACCGAGGACGTGTACGAGAGCGAGGAAGCGATCGCGCAGCCCGCGCCGGAACCCGCGCCGACGTTCAGCGACCTGTCCGAGACGCACTGGTCGTACGAGCTCATGCGCAAAGCCGTCGAAACCGGCGTGCTTTCCGGCTACCCGGACGGTACGCTCCGGCCGGACGCCCCGGTGTCTCGGGCCGAAGTCGCGGTCGTGCTCGACCGCCTGCTCGGCACGGCGATCGCGGGCTCGACGTACGACGTATCGTTCCGCGACGTCACGTCCGACAACTGGGCGTACACCTCGATCATCCGCCTGGGCGGCGCCGGTCTCGTGCGAGGCGTAGAGCCTGAATTGTACGGTCCCGACCGCAAAGTGACCCGAGCCGAGATCGCGACGATGGTCGACCGCCAGCTGCAGCGGGGCAACCTCGAATAA
- the radC gene encoding RadC family protein produces the protein MDTLLLREVPAEERPRERMLRIGASALSNAELLAILLRTGTKRESAVTLAHRLLREAGGLRGLADRSVEQLCEQRGVGSAKALQLLAALELGKRVARADLEASPAIRSPQDVAALVREDLRYLQQEHFVVLFLNTKNRVVGRETLSVGSLNATIVHPREVYRAAIKRSAASIICVHNHPSGDPTPSPEDIQLTHRLSEAGHIIGIELLDHVIIGDRSYVSLKERGDM, from the coding sequence ATGGATACGTTGTTGCTGCGGGAAGTGCCGGCGGAGGAGCGACCGCGCGAGAGGATGCTGCGCATCGGCGCGTCGGCGCTCAGCAACGCGGAGCTGCTTGCGATTTTGCTGCGGACGGGCACGAAGCGCGAGTCGGCCGTGACGCTGGCGCATCGGCTGCTGCGCGAAGCGGGCGGCCTGCGGGGGTTGGCCGATCGCAGCGTCGAGCAGCTGTGCGAGCAGCGCGGCGTCGGCAGCGCCAAAGCGCTCCAGCTGCTGGCGGCGCTGGAGCTCGGCAAGCGGGTCGCCCGCGCCGACCTGGAGGCGTCGCCGGCGATCCGCTCGCCCCAAGACGTGGCGGCGCTCGTGAGGGAGGACCTGCGGTATTTGCAGCAGGAGCATTTCGTCGTGCTGTTCCTGAACACGAAAAATCGAGTCGTCGGACGGGAGACGCTGTCCGTCGGCAGCCTCAACGCGACGATCGTGCATCCGCGCGAGGTGTACCGGGCGGCGATCAAGCGGAGCGCCGCGTCGATCATTTGCGTACATAATCACCCGAGCGGCGATCCGACGCCGAGCCCGGAAGATATTCAATTAACGCATCGGCTGTCCGAGGCGGGTCATATTATAGGTATCGAATTGTTAGACCATGTCATTATTGGCGACCGCAGTTACGTAAGTTTAAAAGAGCGGGGGGACATGTGA
- a CDS encoding Maf family protein, whose product MEQGMKTLILASGSPRRQELIRLLSMPVEVLPSDADETTEPDWEPARIVEELSLRKALAVRERLPEGREGIIVGSDTIVVLDGRALGKPRDADDAASMLASLQGRSHEVYTGLALVDAATGRRAAAHQATRVWMKPMDAERIRRYIATGEPMDKAGSYAIQGIGAVLVERMEGDYFTVVGLPVSLLADMLEREYGQRAL is encoded by the coding sequence ATGGAACAAGGGATGAAAACGTTGATTCTCGCCTCCGGCTCGCCCCGGCGGCAGGAGCTGATCCGACTGCTCAGCATGCCGGTGGAGGTCTTGCCGAGCGACGCGGACGAAACGACGGAGCCCGATTGGGAGCCGGCGCGCATCGTCGAGGAACTGAGCCTGCGCAAAGCGCTCGCCGTGCGGGAGCGTCTGCCCGAGGGCCGCGAAGGCATCATCGTCGGCTCGGACACTATCGTCGTGCTGGACGGCCGCGCGCTCGGGAAACCGCGGGATGCGGACGACGCGGCGTCGATGCTCGCTTCGCTGCAGGGGCGCTCGCATGAGGTGTACACCGGCCTCGCGCTCGTGGACGCGGCGACGGGACGCCGCGCGGCGGCGCATCAGGCGACGCGCGTGTGGATGAAGCCGATGGACGCGGAGCGCATTCGGCGGTATATCGCGACGGGCGAGCCGATGGACAAGGCGGGCTCGTACGCAATTCAAGGCATCGGCGCCGTGCTCGTCGAACGGATGGAAGGCGACTATTTCACGGTCGTCGGCTTGCCTGTGTCGCTGCTCGCAGATATGCTCGAACGCGAATACGGCCAGCGGGCGCTGTAA
- a CDS encoding rod shape-determining protein, with protein sequence MFGGFSTKDLGIDLGTANTLVYVKGKGITVREPSVVALRTDTKTIEAVGEQAKRMIGRTPGNIRAVRPMKDGVIADFDTTATMIKYFIRQAQKQRSLFPRHPSVMVCVPSGITAVEKRAVEDATRQAGAKEAYTIEEPFAAAIGANLPVWEPTGSMVVDIGGGTTEVAVISLGGIVTSRSIRVAGDEMDEAIIQYIKRTYNLMIGERTSEQLKMEIGSALPVQQPESIEIRGRDLVSGLPKTISVSADEVTEALADTVGAIVDAVKVTLEKCPPELSADIMDRGIVLTGGGALLRNLDKLLARETGMPVVVAENPLDCVAIGTGKALENIHLFKTRSGPASRSRR encoded by the coding sequence ATGTTCGGCGGTTTCAGCACGAAAGATCTCGGGATCGATCTCGGGACAGCGAATACGCTCGTGTACGTCAAAGGCAAAGGAATCACCGTCAGGGAGCCGTCCGTGGTGGCCCTGCGCACAGATACAAAAACAATCGAGGCGGTCGGCGAGCAAGCGAAACGGATGATCGGCCGGACGCCGGGCAACATCAGGGCCGTGCGGCCGATGAAAGACGGCGTCATCGCCGATTTCGATACGACGGCGACGATGATCAAGTATTTCATCCGCCAAGCGCAAAAACAGCGATCGCTGTTCCCGCGCCATCCGAGCGTCATGGTTTGCGTGCCGTCCGGCATCACCGCCGTCGAGAAGCGGGCGGTCGAAGACGCGACGCGTCAAGCGGGCGCGAAGGAGGCCTACACGATCGAGGAGCCGTTCGCGGCGGCGATCGGCGCGAACCTGCCGGTATGGGAGCCGACGGGCAGCATGGTCGTGGACATCGGCGGGGGGACGACGGAAGTCGCCGTCATTTCGCTCGGCGGCATCGTCACGAGCCGTTCGATTCGCGTCGCCGGCGACGAAATGGACGAGGCGATCATCCAATACATCAAACGCACGTACAACTTGATGATCGGCGAGCGCACGTCCGAGCAGTTGAAGATGGAAATCGGCTCCGCGCTGCCGGTGCAGCAGCCCGAATCGATCGAAATTCGCGGCCGCGACCTCGTAAGCGGGCTGCCGAAGACGATTTCGGTATCCGCCGACGAAGTGACCGAGGCGCTCGCCGACACCGTCGGCGCGATCGTCGACGCGGTGAAGGTGACGCTCGAGAAATGCCCTCCGGAGCTGTCCGCGGACATCATGGACCGCGGCATCGTGCTCACCGGCGGCGGGGCGCTGCTGCGCAACCTCGACAAGCTGCTGGCACGGGAGACGGGCATGCCGGTCGTCGTAGCGGAAAACCCGCTAGACTGCGTGGCGATCGGCACCGGCAAAGCGTTGGAAAACATTCACTTATTCAAAACGAGGTCGGGGCCAGCCTCACGTTCGCGGAGATAA
- a CDS encoding DUF4321 domain-containing protein, with protein MKQPMKKNGLMLVVLIAAGLLAGSIAGQLLKDVPALSFLTTSAELNWEPKADLQVIRYDLQFAVTLNLLSIAGLAAAIWIYRKM; from the coding sequence ATGAAACAACCGATGAAAAAGAACGGCCTCATGCTTGTCGTGTTGATCGCGGCGGGGCTGCTCGCCGGCTCGATCGCCGGCCAGCTCCTGAAAGACGTGCCGGCGCTGTCGTTTCTGACGACGTCCGCCGAGCTGAACTGGGAGCCGAAAGCCGATTTGCAGGTAATTCGATACGATCTTCAGTTTGCGGTTACCCTAAATTTGCTGAGCATCGCAGGGCTCGCCGCCGCGATTTGGATTTATCGAAAAATGTAG